One segment of Pantoea sp. Lij88 DNA contains the following:
- the hupA gene encoding nucleoid-associated protein HU-alpha: MNKTQLIDVIAEKADLSKTQAKAALESTLAAITESLKDGDAVQLVGFGTFKVNHRAERTGRNPQTGKEIKIAAANVPAFVSGKALKDAVK; the protein is encoded by the coding sequence ATGAACAAGACTCAACTGATTGATGTGATCGCAGAAAAAGCTGACCTGTCTAAAACCCAGGCAAAGGCAGCGCTGGAATCTACTCTGGCTGCGATCACTGAGTCTCTGAAAGATGGTGATGCTGTACAACTGGTTGGTTTTGGTACTTTTAAAGTGAACCACCGCGCTGAGCGTACCGGTCGTAACCCGCAGACTGGCAAAGAGATCAAAATCGCTGCAGCAAATGTACCGGCATTCGTGTCTGGTAAAGCGCTGAAAGACGCCGTTAAGTAA
- a CDS encoding YjaG family protein has protein sequence MLQNPVHLRLAKLESWQHLTFMACLCERMYPNYRAFCEQTEFADPALYRRILDLIWENLTVKDAKINFDSQLEKLEAAIPDGDAFEVYGVYPAIDACVALSEVVHAQLSGETLEHAIEVSETSITTVAMLEMTQAGREMTDEELRENPAIIDEWDLQWEIFRLLSECEERDLELIKGLRSDLREAGISNIGINFQQ, from the coding sequence ATGTTACAAAATCCCGTTCATCTGCGTCTGGCGAAGCTGGAAAGCTGGCAGCACCTTACTTTTATGGCCTGTCTGTGCGAGCGCATGTATCCCAACTATCGCGCGTTCTGTGAGCAGACTGAATTTGCCGATCCGGCACTCTATCGCCGTATTCTTGATCTGATCTGGGAAAACCTGACGGTCAAAGATGCGAAGATAAACTTCGACAGCCAGCTGGAAAAGCTCGAAGCCGCCATTCCTGATGGTGATGCGTTTGAGGTTTACGGCGTTTATCCGGCTATCGATGCCTGTGTGGCATTGAGCGAAGTCGTGCATGCGCAGCTGAGCGGTGAAACTCTTGAGCATGCTATTGAAGTCAGCGAGACCTCAATTACCACTGTCGCCATGCTGGAGATGACCCAGGCTGGCCGCGAAATGACCGATGAAGAGCTGCGTGAAAACCCGGCTATCATCGATGAGTGGGACCTTCAGTGGGAGATTTTCCGACTGCTGTCGGAGTGTGAAGAGCGCGACCTTGAATTGATTAAAGGTCTGCGATCTGACCTGCGTGAAGCTGGAATTAGCAACATCGGTATAAATTTCCAGCAGTAA
- the nfi gene encoding deoxyribonuclease V (cleaves DNA at apurinic or apyrimidinic sites): MDIAALRAEQLQRAADVVREDDFDVLPPRFIGGADVGFEQEGTVTRAAMVILEYPSLKLVEHRIARVETTMPYIPGFLSFREYPALMAAWQMLEQKPDLLFVDGHGISHPRRLGVASHFGLLVDVPTIGVAKSRLCGRFDDLDAQPGSRQPLIDKGEQIGWVWRSKVRCNPLFVATGHRVSLDTALQWVENCTRSYRLPEPTRWADAVASNRTAFQRWQNAL, encoded by the coding sequence ATGGACATTGCCGCACTTCGCGCTGAGCAGTTACAACGCGCCGCTGACGTGGTGCGTGAAGATGACTTTGACGTATTGCCGCCCCGCTTTATCGGCGGAGCGGACGTTGGATTTGAGCAGGAAGGCACCGTTACGCGGGCAGCGATGGTGATACTGGAGTATCCCTCGTTAAAGCTGGTGGAGCATCGCATCGCGCGCGTTGAAACCACCATGCCGTATATTCCGGGCTTTCTCTCTTTCCGTGAATATCCGGCACTGATGGCCGCCTGGCAGATGCTGGAGCAAAAGCCGGACCTGCTGTTTGTGGATGGGCACGGTATTTCGCATCCAAGACGACTGGGCGTCGCGTCGCATTTTGGCCTGCTGGTCGATGTACCGACGATTGGCGTTGCCAAAAGTCGCCTGTGCGGGCGTTTTGACGATCTGGATGCGCAGCCTGGCAGCCGTCAGCCGCTGATCGACAAAGGTGAGCAGATAGGCTGGGTATGGCGCAGCAAAGTGCGCTGTAATCCGCTGTTTGTCGCGACCGGCCATCGCGTCAGCCTGGATACTGCGCTGCAGTGGGTCGAAAACTGTACGCGCAGTTACCGGTTGCCGGAACCGACCCGCTGGGCCGATGCGGTTGCTTCTAACCGAACCGCTTTCCAGCGCTGGCAAAACGCGCTTTAA
- the hemE gene encoding uroporphyrinogen decarboxylase, with translation MSELKNDRYLRALLRQPVDVTPVWMMRQAGRYLPEYKATRAQAGDFMSLCKNAELACEVTLQPLRRYPLDAAILFSDILTIPDAMGLGLYFETGEGPRFSNPVTCRADVERLPVPDPEMELGYVMNAVRTIRKNLNGDLPLIGFSGSPWTLATYMVEGGSSKAFTKIKKMMYADPATLHAMLDKVADSVILYLNAQIRAGAQSVMIFDTWGGVLTGRDYLEFSLHYMHKIVDGLLRENDGRRVPVTLFTKGGGQWLEAMAATGCDALGLDWTTNIDDARRRVGDKVALQGNMDPSMLYAAPERIEQEVAGILERFGSGTGHVFNLGHGIHQDVPPENAGVFVEAVHRLSRPWHQE, from the coding sequence ATGAGTGAACTGAAGAACGATCGTTATTTGCGTGCCCTGTTACGCCAGCCGGTTGATGTCACGCCGGTATGGATGATGCGACAAGCCGGGCGTTATTTGCCGGAGTACAAAGCGACACGCGCCCAGGCGGGTGACTTTATGTCGCTGTGTAAAAACGCCGAGCTGGCCTGTGAAGTCACCCTGCAGCCGCTGCGCCGTTATCCGCTGGATGCCGCCATCCTCTTCAGTGACATCCTGACCATTCCGGATGCGATGGGACTGGGTCTCTACTTTGAAACCGGCGAAGGCCCGCGTTTCTCTAACCCTGTAACCTGCCGCGCAGACGTCGAGCGTTTACCGGTGCCCGATCCAGAAATGGAGCTGGGCTATGTGATGAACGCGGTCCGCACCATCCGTAAAAACCTGAACGGCGACCTGCCGCTGATTGGCTTCTCTGGCAGTCCGTGGACGCTGGCCACCTACATGGTGGAAGGCGGCAGCAGTAAGGCGTTTACCAAAATCAAGAAGATGATGTATGCCGATCCCGCTACGCTGCACGCGATGCTGGATAAGGTGGCCGACAGTGTCATCCTCTATCTCAACGCTCAGATCCGTGCCGGTGCGCAGTCCGTGATGATATTTGATACCTGGGGCGGCGTGCTGACCGGTCGTGATTACCTTGAGTTCTCACTTCACTACATGCACAAAATTGTTGATGGCCTGCTGCGTGAAAACGACGGTCGCCGCGTGCCGGTAACGCTCTTCACTAAAGGCGGCGGACAGTGGCTGGAAGCGATGGCAGCCACTGGTTGTGATGCGCTGGGTCTCGACTGGACTACTAATATTGATGACGCACGCCGTCGTGTGGGCGACAAAGTTGCGCTGCAGGGCAACATGGATCCTTCTATGCTCTATGCTGCACCTGAGCGTATCGAGCAGGAAGTCGCTGGGATTCTGGAGCGTTTTGGCTCCGGCACCGGACACGTCTTCAATCTGGGGCACGGTATTCATCAGGATGTTCCACCCGAAAATGCAGGCGTCTTTGTTGAGGCGGTGCATCGTTTATCACGTCCCTGGCATCAGGAGTAA
- the nudC gene encoding NAD(+) diphosphatase, translating into MQCEISSVDAGWWIVSHEQKLWLPQGDLPHGNAEKFGLTGSKARTIGEWQGEKVWLICEPRTSDMFSVRQLIDQDVELFQLVGRGVQLAEFYRSHRWCGYCGHEMHHSKHEFACLCSHCRERYYPQIAPCIIVAIRRGDEILLANHARHRNKVYTVLAGFVEVGETLEQAVAREVMEESNIRVKNVRYVTSQPWPFPQSLMTAFMAEYDSGDLQHDGKELLDAAWFRFDDLPLLPPPGTVARRLIEDTVALCRAEV; encoded by the coding sequence ATGCAATGCGAAATCTCAAGCGTAGACGCTGGATGGTGGATTGTCAGCCATGAACAGAAACTTTGGTTGCCACAAGGTGATTTACCCCACGGAAACGCCGAAAAATTTGGTTTGACCGGCAGTAAGGCCCGGACCATTGGAGAATGGCAGGGGGAGAAAGTCTGGCTGATTTGTGAGCCTCGCACCTCCGATATGTTTTCAGTCCGGCAGCTCATCGATCAGGATGTCGAGCTGTTTCAGCTGGTGGGTCGCGGTGTGCAGCTGGCGGAATTCTACCGTTCTCATCGCTGGTGCGGCTATTGCGGCCATGAAATGCACCACAGTAAACATGAATTTGCCTGTCTCTGCAGCCATTGCCGTGAGCGTTACTATCCGCAGATTGCACCGTGCATCATTGTGGCTATCCGTCGCGGCGATGAAATCCTGCTGGCGAATCATGCCCGTCATCGCAACAAGGTCTACACCGTGCTGGCAGGTTTTGTCGAAGTGGGCGAGACGCTGGAGCAGGCCGTGGCCCGGGAAGTGATGGAAGAGAGCAATATCCGCGTTAAAAACGTCCGTTACGTGACCTCCCAGCCCTGGCCCTTCCCGCAATCGCTGATGACAGCGTTTATGGCGGAGTATGACAGCGGCGATCTGCAACACGACGGCAAAGAGCTGCTGGATGCGGCCTGGTTCCGCTTTGATGACCTGCCGCTGTTGCCACCGCCAGGCACCGTGGCGCGCCGTCTGATTGAAGATACCGTTGCCCTGTGCCGTGCCGAAGTGTAG
- the rsd gene encoding sigma D regulator, translating into MLNQLDVLAERVGGSNELVDSWLEARRQLLVTYYHLVGLKPNKEALTRLDEQALDNFCHGLVDYLSAGHFSIYERVISEMSGDSPMIAAAQIYPPLEANTERLMQLYDGHLQQAIDDENCMTFQQALSEVGEVLEARFTLEDKLIQLAWDNKLVPPPVANDSHIARPA; encoded by the coding sequence ATGCTTAACCAGTTAGACGTCCTGGCTGAACGCGTAGGTGGCAGTAATGAACTGGTCGATTCGTGGCTTGAAGCCCGTCGTCAGCTGCTGGTGACCTATTATCACCTGGTCGGTCTTAAACCCAATAAAGAGGCGCTGACGCGTCTGGATGAGCAGGCGCTGGACAACTTCTGCCACGGCCTGGTCGATTATCTTTCTGCGGGTCACTTCAGTATCTACGAGCGCGTCATCAGTGAAATGAGTGGCGACAGTCCGATGATTGCTGCCGCGCAGATCTATCCTCCGCTGGAAGCCAACACCGAGCGTCTGATGCAACTGTATGACGGTCACCTGCAGCAGGCCATTGACGACGAAAACTGCATGACTTTCCAGCAGGCGCTGTCTGAAGTGGGTGAAGTGCTGGAAGCACGCTTCACGCTGGAAGATAAGCTGATTCAGCTGGCATGGGATAACAAACTTGTCCCCCCGCCGGTAGCGAATGACAGCCATATCGCCCGTCCGGCGTAA